One window from the genome of Magnolia sinica isolate HGM2019 chromosome 4, MsV1, whole genome shotgun sequence encodes:
- the LOC131242320 gene encoding protein PHOSPHATE-INDUCED 1-like, translating into MATAIRPKRLVFLVLQLLSLISLFHSSYAARKLASLVQDQPLLLQYHHGPLLSGPISLNLIWYGKFNPSQRAIVTDFLTSVISSPSKSQNHPSVASWWQTTEKYYSQSNAKTPSLSLGKQILDESCSLGKSLGSSDIVRLAAKGPQQNAINIVLTASDVAVEAFCMSRCGTHGSSPRGAQAKKNGRFAYIWVGNSETQCPGQCAWPFHQPIYGPQVPPLVAPNNDVGLDGMIVNIASLLAGTVTNPFGNGYFQGPKDAPLEAASACPGIYGKGAYPGYAGELLVDSSTGASYNAHGANGRKYLLPALFDPTTSSCSTLV; encoded by the coding sequence ATGGCAACAGCTATCAGGCCAAAACGCCTCGTTTTCCTTGTCTTGCAGCTGCTATCTCTAATCTCTCTTTTCCATTCGTCCTATGCCGCAAGGAAGCTCGCGTCCTTGGTCCAAGATCAGCCTCTCCTATTGCAATACCACCATGGCCCACTTCTCTCTGGTCCCATCTCCCTCAATCTCATCTGGTACGGAAAGTTCAATCCATCCCAGCGGGCCATTGTAACCGACTTCCTCACTTCCGTTATTTCCTCTccttccaaatcccaaaaccacccTTCTGTCGCATCGTGGTGGCAGACCACCGAGAAATACTACTCCCAATCCAATGCCAAAACGCCGTCTCTTTCTTTGGGGAAACAGATCCTCGACGAGAGCTGCTCCCTCGGAAAATCCCTCGGATCCAGCGATATTGTGCGGCTGGCAGCGAAAGGGCCGCAGCAGAACGCCATTAACATTGTCCTGACCGCATCAGACGTGGCGGTGGAGGCTTTCTGCATGAGCCGGTGCGGGACCCACGGGTCTTCTCCGAGGGGCGCGCAGGCGAAGAAGAATGGAAGATTCGCATACATCTGGGTGGGAAACTCAGAGACTCAGTGCCCGGGTCAGTGCGCCTGGCCATTCCACCAGCCCATCTACGGACCTCAGGTCCCGCCCTTGGTTGCGCCCAACAACGATGTGGGGCTGGATGGCATGATCGTAAATATCGCCAGCCTGTTGGCTGGAACAGTAACGAATCCGTTCGGAAACGGGTATTTTCAGGGACCCAAGGACGCGCCGCTGGAGGCAGCATCAGCTTGTCCAGGAATTTACGGGAAAGGAGCTTACCCAGGATACGCAGGGGAGCTGTTGGTGGATTCTAGCACGGGTGCCAGCTATAATGCGCATGGGGCGAATGGAAGGAAGTACCTGCTACCTGCTCTCTTCGACCCTACCACATCTTCCTGCTCCACTCTCGTTTAG
- the LOC131242319 gene encoding protein PHOSPHATE-INDUCED 1-like produces the protein MATAIRPKRLVFLVLQLLSLISLFHSSYAARKLASLVQDQPLLLQYHHGPLLSGPISLNLIWYGKFNPSQRAIVTDFLTSVISSPSKSQNHPSVASWWQTTEKYYSQSNAKTPSLSLGKQILDESCSLGKSLRSSQIVRLAGKGPQKNAINIVLTASDVTVEGFCMSRCGTHGSSPSGAQAKKNGRFAYIWVGNSETQCPGQCAWPFHQPIYGPQVPPLVAPNNDVGLDGMIVNIASLLAGTVTNPFGNGYFQGPKDAPLEAATACPGIYGKGAYPGYAGELLVDSSTGASYNANGANGRKYLLPSLFDPSTSSCSTLV, from the coding sequence ATGGCAACAGCTATCAGGCCAAAACGCCTCGTTTTCCTTGTGTTGCAGCTGCTATCTCTAATCTCTCTTTTCCATTCGTCCTATGCTGCAAGGAAGCTCGCGTCCTTGGTCCAAGATCAGCCTCTTCTCTTGCAATACCACCATGGCCCACTTCTCTCTGGTCCCATCTCCCTTAATCTCATCTGGTACGGAAAGTTCAATCCATCCCAGCGGGCCATTGTAACCGACTTCCTCACTTCCGTCATTTCCTCTccttccaaatcccaaaaccacccTTCTGTCGCATCGTGGTGGCAGACCACCGAGAAATACTACTCCCAATCCAACGCCAAAACGCCGTCTCTCTCTTTGGGGAAACAGATCCTCGACGAGAGCTGCTCCCTCGGAAAATCCCTCAGATCCAGCCAGATAGTGCGCCTCGCAGGGAAGGGGCCGCAGAAGAACGCCATTAACATTGTCCTGACCGCATCGGATGTGACGGTGGAGGGTTTCTGCATGAGCCGGTGCGGGACCCACGGGTCTTCTCCGAGTGGCGCGCAAGCGAAGAAGAATGGAAGATTCGCATACATCTGGGTGGGAAACTCGGAGACTCAGTGTCCAGGTCAGTGCGCCTGGCCATTTCACCAGCCCATCTACGGACCTCAGGTCCCGCCCTTGGTTGCGCCCAACAACGATGTGGGGCTGGATGGCATGATTGTAAATATCGCCAGCCTGTTGGCCGGAACAGTAACGAATCCGTTTGGGAACGGGTATTTCCAGGGACCCAAGGACGCGCCGCTGGAGGCAGCAACGGCTTGTCCAGGAATTTACGGGAAAGGAGCTTACCCAGGCTACGCAGGGGAGCTGTTGGTGGATTCCAGCACGGGTGCCAGCTATAATGCGAATGGGGCGAATGGAAGGAAGTACCTGCTACCTTCTCTCTTCGACCCTTCCACATCTTCCTGCTCCACTCTCGTTTAG